A single genomic interval of Candidatus Abyssobacteria bacterium SURF_5 harbors:
- a CDS encoding response regulator codes for MMSARILVVEDNAHIILGIRMALEARGFEVLVAKDGLAAMEMAFDVKPDIILLDLIIPKLDGFAVLDGLRKNAATQQIPVVVISAKAGEEDIRRARELGARDYLVKPFDPQELAAAVERTLADTAPMKEKKS; via the coding sequence ATGATGAGCGCAAGAATACTCGTTGTCGAAGACAACGCCCACATAATTCTCGGGATTCGCATGGCTCTTGAGGCGCGGGGATTCGAGGTTCTGGTTGCGAAAGACGGCCTGGCTGCCATGGAGATGGCTTTTGATGTGAAGCCGGACATCATTCTTCTTGACTTGATTATACCAAAATTGGATGGCTTTGCCGTCCTTGACGGACTGAGGAAAAATGCGGCGACACAGCAAATTCCCGTCGTTGTTATCAGCGCAAAGGCGGGCGAGGAAGATATCCGGAGGGCTCGCGAGCTTGGCGCACGCGACTACCTGGTGAAACCGTTCGATCCGCAAGAACTTGCCGCCGCTGTCGAGCGAACGCTCGCCGACACCGCCCCGATGAAGGAGAAGAAATCATGA
- a CDS encoding response regulator yields MKKNPILVVDDEKNIRTTLRQALESAGYRVETAVSGEDALAKLAESSFDLLFLDIKLPGIDGLEVLRRLRAEGKRLPVIIITAYGTIESAVDAMKMGAVDYLRKPFAPDQIRDMASTVLSRPELKEHELETYDQLLEYSKMWINELDVGKAAEFLQKAIGADSSRPEAFNLLGIILELKGNLLEAQKRYRAAIALDPTFEPAHHNLSRVTELDYTRKGIDFGPEPHKEDDGKEKKS; encoded by the coding sequence ATGAAGAAAAACCCGATTCTCGTTGTGGATGATGAAAAAAATATCCGGACGACTCTGAGACAGGCTCTTGAGAGCGCCGGATATCGTGTGGAAACGGCCGTCAGCGGCGAAGACGCTCTGGCCAAGTTGGCGGAATCGAGTTTCGACCTGTTGTTCCTCGACATAAAACTCCCCGGAATCGACGGGCTCGAAGTATTGCGCAGGTTGCGGGCCGAAGGCAAGCGCTTGCCCGTCATCATCATTACCGCCTACGGCACCATCGAAAGCGCCGTCGATGCAATGAAAATGGGAGCCGTCGATTACCTGCGGAAACCGTTCGCTCCCGACCAGATTCGCGACATGGCGTCCACCGTGCTGTCGCGCCCGGAACTGAAAGAACATGAGCTGGAAACATATGATCAACTCCTGGAATATTCGAAAATGTGGATCAACGAGCTCGATGTCGGAAAGGCCGCCGAATTTCTCCAAAAGGCCATCGGAGCCGATTCTTCCCGTCCCGAAGCCTTCAACCTGCTCGGCATCATCTTGGAATTGAAAGGAAACCTACTCGAGGCCCAAAAACGATATCGCGCCGCCATTGCGCTCGATCCCACATTCGAGCCGGCGCATCATAATCTTTCCCGCGTCACGGAACTGGATTATACCAGGAAAGGGATTGATTTCGGGCCGGAGCCGCACAAAGAAGATGATGGAAAGGAGAAAAAGTCCTGA
- a CDS encoding TrkA family potassium uptake protein has product MYALIVGCGRLGSRLANQLSRAGHNVVVVDRVKEAFNLLSAEFSGFQVTGDASDQEVLKEAKIQEADLLAAVTDDDNVNLLIAQCARELYHVPKVLARVGDPLKGAIFQEMGLHILCPTTISADAFGAEILKQGE; this is encoded by the coding sequence ATGTACGCGCTGATAGTCGGCTGCGGCAGACTCGGCTCTCGTCTGGCAAATCAGCTCTCGCGCGCCGGACATAACGTGGTTGTCGTCGATCGTGTCAAGGAGGCCTTTAACCTGCTGAGCGCAGAGTTCAGCGGGTTTCAAGTGACCGGGGACGCTTCCGACCAGGAGGTTCTCAAAGAGGCGAAAATTCAAGAGGCCGACCTGCTCGCAGCCGTCACCGATGATGACAACGTCAATCTCCTGATCGCGCAATGCGCGCGAGAACTGTATCATGTCCCGAAGGTTCTCGCTCGTGTCGGCGATCCGCTAAAGGGCGCGATCTTTCAAGAGATGGGGCTTCACATTCTGTGTCCTACCACAATCTCGGCGGATGCGTTCGGAGCGGAAATATTGAAACAGGGGGAATAA